A stretch of the Terriglobia bacterium genome encodes the following:
- a CDS encoding insulinase family protein, which translates to MRPSRRLAWIVFGIALSAAAAAAAPPPGYVSETLPNGLRVSILQDSTMPIVATQVWYHVGSANEEPRTRGVAHLFEHLMFGGTAAHPKRAVWDHHERFGGYVNAYTSFDETVYVSTIPPAGHLPLLDLEADRMVNLSLTDENLANEKRIVTEELRLSTENDPMSRLFTEALKRIFGEHPYSLSPVGTKEDIAAATLEHARDFYERYYRPRNAHLVVVGPVDAPAVLARIREVFGPLPADGITPGDVPPLDTWKYPGTLDLKEDLPPAEIAVAGFPLPPPTHPDHAALLLVQELLAGGSLDPFEDELVRKRNRAVYANTLIESMRRGGLLLFFSASLPYRREKTAFRHLDEALTALGRFEWLDEERFRAAKKALAREEQTRVFFADQVASEIGRAAWWEGDEARAFDGAARIENVTRAEVEAAFRKYVLDAKPIRLYVRPEHVPLYVRLFGWLYPLFGGR; encoded by the coding sequence ATGCGACCGTCACGTCGCCTCGCCTGGATCGTCTTCGGGATCGCGCTTTCCGCGGCAGCTGCGGCGGCAGCGCCGCCGCCGGGGTACGTCTCGGAGACCCTTCCGAACGGCCTCCGCGTCTCGATCCTTCAGGACTCCACGATGCCGATCGTGGCGACCCAGGTGTGGTACCACGTGGGCTCGGCGAACGAGGAGCCTCGGACACGGGGCGTCGCCCACCTGTTCGAGCATCTCATGTTCGGCGGGACCGCGGCGCACCCGAAGCGCGCGGTCTGGGACCACCACGAGAGGTTCGGAGGGTACGTCAACGCCTACACGTCGTTCGACGAGACGGTCTACGTTTCGACGATACCACCCGCAGGTCACCTCCCCCTGCTCGACCTCGAAGCCGACCGGATGGTGAACCTGTCCCTCACGGACGAGAACCTCGCGAACGAGAAGCGGATCGTCACCGAAGAGCTGCGGCTCTCGACCGAGAACGACCCGATGAGCCGGCTCTTCACCGAGGCGCTGAAGAGGATCTTCGGCGAGCACCCGTACTCCCTCTCCCCCGTCGGGACCAAGGAGGACATCGCCGCCGCGACCCTCGAGCACGCGCGCGACTTCTACGAGCGCTACTATCGGCCGCGCAACGCCCATCTCGTCGTCGTGGGCCCGGTGGACGCACCCGCCGTGCTCGCACGAATCCGGGAGGTGTTCGGACCGCTGCCCGCCGACGGAATCACCCCCGGGGACGTCCCGCCGCTCGACACGTGGAAGTACCCCGGCACCCTCGATCTCAAGGAGGACCTGCCGCCCGCCGAGATCGCCGTGGCCGGATTCCCCCTGCCACCGCCGACGCACCCCGACCACGCGGCCCTGCTCCTCGTCCAGGAGCTCCTCGCGGGCGGCTCCCTCGACCCGTTCGAGGACGAGCTGGTTCGCAAGCGGAACCGGGCGGTGTACGCGAATACACTGATCGAGTCGATGCGGCGGGGCGGGCTGTTGCTGTTCTTCTCGGCGAGCCTGCCGTACCGTCGCGAGAAGACGGCGTTCCGCCATCTCGACGAGGCGCTCACGGCGCTGGGTCGCTTCGAGTGGCTCGACGAGGAGCGCTTCAGGGCGGCGAAGAAGGCTCTGGCCCGGGAAGAGCAGACGCGGGTCTTCTTCGCGGACCAGGTCGCCTCGGAGATCGGGAGGGCGGCCTGGTGGGAGGGTGACGAGGCGCGCGCTTTCGACGGCGCCGCCCGAATCGAGAACGTGACCCGCGCCGAGGTCGAGGCCGCGTTCCGCAAGTACGTCCTCGATGCGAAGCCGATCCGGCTCTACGTCCGGCCGGAGCACGTCCCGCTCTACGTCCGGCTCTTCGGCTGGCTCTACCCCCTCTTCGGAGGCCGGTGA